Below is a window of Pochonia chlamydosporia 170 chromosome 7, whole genome shotgun sequence DNA.
gttgccgGTGGTACAGGCAATGTTGGCCGCACCATTGTCGAAACATTGCTGCAgacaaaacaccaagtcGTTGTGCTAGCCCGCAAAGTAAGACTTACACCATTGGAATTGCCTAACTTTAACTGACATATAGCAGGCTTCTTCTAGTCTGGAAGGTCCGTTGACTGTCAAAGTCGACTACTCAAATGTCGATGCAACGACCCAACTCTTGGAAGAGCACAAAGTCCACACTATCATATCAGCCCTAAAAATCACCGATGAGAACGCCTCAGCCGCCCAAGTCAACCTCATCAAAGCCGCAGACTCGTCGTCCTCTGTAAAAAGGTTCATCGCCAGTGGCTGGGGCGGCATTCCTAGCGAAACGTACGTTTGCGAGCCAAAAGCCTAATCAGACCCAGAAGCTAACCACAAAGGTAGATCACCCCTGACAGCCCTCCAGCGGGTTTCTAATGATGAACTGCGCAAGTCAAACCTTCAGTGGACGAGATTCGTGAACGGCTACTTCTCCGACTACTACGGCATACCTGGCGTTAAAACTCATTTCACTCCACTGTCCTTTGTCGTCGATATAGCTGGCAGGAAGGCGGCTATTCCTGGAACAGGCGACGAACCCATGGCGTTTACGTACTCCTacgacttggccaagtttgtgACTGCCTTTTTAGATGTTTCCGAGTGGAACGAACTTACCTTTTGCTATGGTGAGAGGATTACGTGGAATGATTTCGTCAAGGTAGCGGAGGAGGTAACTGGTATGTTCCAACTGTCCAAGTGTGATTCAACCTAAATAACTAACAGCCTTTTCTACAGGCGCTTCATTTGACGTGGTTTACGATTCATCTGACAAGTTGGCTGCTGGAAACATCACAGAACTCCCCTCACACGAGAAAgagtttgctgctgctccgTTCCCAGCCGCGTTTGCTCGTCAACTCTTGGCTATACTTGGCCACTGGGTTGTGGAAGGAAGGTTTGACATTCCCGTGGATGAGTCGCTCAACAAGGCTTTTCCGGAGATTAATCCTTTGAGTGTTCATGATGTACTGCGTCAGCgggatgtggttgagtaGACAGCAGGTCTACGCGGCTGTTGGTTTACTGAAACGCAGCTGGGGGAATCGACGGTTAAGCCAAGTTTAGATGTCAATACTGGTTTGCCTTTTGTTTCACGTTTCCGTGTTGGTTGCGCTGAGTGCAGAAATTTAACCTTGTGCAACTATATGCCGCTAGTAGAGTGATAGCGTGCCTGCTGACAGACTCAGATGAACAATGAGAAGGTAGTGAGATGGTTTAAATTCCCAAGGGCATTTGATATAGGAGATGACCTACTTTGACGACGATATCGCAATGATGGCTGTACAACATCCTTTCCGTTCAATACCCAAGTCCTGTTGCAAATGAAGCACAAACTCAACTTGACGATGCTTCCGAGCTACCAGCCATGATAACGATCTAACTCAAACCTTCAACGATATAGTCTCATGACACTACGCGCAATTACAAAGTCTAAACTCGTCCAGCCTTCTATGTAACCGCCCCTAGCCCCAATCACAGTACCTGCTTTTCTCACACCATTCCTTATCCTCACACATCTCGCTCCTatcaaacaccaccatcaacaacaccaccaccatgaaAGCATCCCTCGCCTCCCTCGTCGGCATCCTCGCCGCATCCCCTGCATCCGCCATCATCGGGGGCGAGTCCGTCCCCGCAGGAAAATACCCCTACATCGTCAGCATCTACCGCCCCGACCTGCAAGCTACAAAACATCGCGCCCTCAACCAATGCACCGGGGTCCTCCTCTCCAAAAACCTGGTcctcacatcatcaagctgCCTCCAGTTCAACAGAAAACCCTTGACAAAGATCGCACTCAACTCCACCGAAAAGTTCCTGCCCCGCGGGGACAAAATGCTCTTCCGCATGGGCCGATGGTCCTCGCCGCGAAACTGGCGCCACATAGGCCAGGAGTACAACATCGCCCTCATTTGGTTCAAGGGCGACCACAACATCACGCAGTTCGCGAGGCTGCCCACGCGAGGACAGGTTCCTCGGGAGGGAGAGGTTGCCACGGCCGTCGGGTTCGGAGTCATGTCGTTTAGGGGGGACAAGTCCGATGTGTTGAGGGAGTTGACGCTCCCGATCACAGACACGGCTTCTTGTGTCGAACGGTTCCACGATGTTATGTACGTTGAGGGGGACAAGGTTTGTGCGGACGCCTGCTCTGAAGGGAGGTCGTCTACGTGTGAGGGCGATTCCGGCGGTCCGGTGATTGTGAATGATACGgttgttggcatcatttCTGATGGGCCATTGTGCCGGAGGGGTGGGTGCTTTCCTAGTGTTTTTactgttgttgctgagcatCTTCCGTTTATTGAGACGGGTATGCTTCATCCGGAGCCTGACAGGCTTGTTATGGAAGTTGAGTAGCCATTTGGGAGGGAGCCGGGACACGAAATGGACTGAAGGTGATTTGACAAGTGGGAAACGGTAATATCTGGCGGCTCAGCTATTTCTTTGGTTTATGTTTTTCTGCAATGCTCTAAATAGATGTAAGGTGTCCACAGTTTGGTAGAAATATTCTGCTCTTCTCACAACGTAAAGTACGTCTTGTATTGTGACTCAAGTTCGTCCTACCTGACAACCGGAATCACAAATCTATTTCCATCTCCCGTAATTTCGCCAAGCAAAAACAAGATTTCCGAGACCCCCTTCTAAAAATACCATTTCCATCCAAATAACACCGCCTTGCTTCCATCCGAACCAACAGCCGCCACGTCATTGGCCCAAGTTTGGCTGGACTTCGACATGCGTTACACAATAGCAAACAATCAAAAAGTGGCGATTGACGCACAGACAAGAACCTCGAGCGTGTATTCTCAAATATTATTTTCAATGTTATTTAcatcagccagccaaaaccaacagcaccaaacGCCGTTCGAACAAAAGTTGACCGTCGCGACGTGGCAGTCGCCCATCAAGTCTCGGACGCCCAAGATATCAAATTTGCACAGCCAATATTAGAAACCCCACGATCTGTAATGCCAAATTGTTTCGTGAGCGGCCCGAAAAACAAGCAGTATATAAACTCCAGTCTCGGAGAAGCGATTCTCTGCCGCTGcagccgctgccgccatgtCGCGAAACGCTCCGTCCCGGACGCTCTCCTCCCCGGCGATCCTTTATAAACAGTCGCCTACGTCTGTTCCCGGATCTGTTCCTGTGTTAGCCAAGCGAGATGGCAACTGCCCCGAGAACAGCCACAACTGTACGTCACATCTTATCTACAACCCCTTCCAAGATCTAATGCTAACTCTGTTAGGTCTCGACGTCAACTTCCCGCGACAGTGCTGCGATAACCAAAGCTACTGCtacatcaacttctccaacgATCCGCGCTGCTGTCCCATCGGGTCCAACTGCATCGACGACTCTCCCTGCAAAAGCGAGCACTTCTACTGCACCACAACCCTCCCCAGCATCACGACCGGCAACTCCACCACAAAGGGGTGCTGCGGTAGAAAATGCCCTCAGACGAGTTACTATCTCTGCCCGCCTGACCTAGGTGGGAACTGCTGCCCCTACGGCTCCAACTGTCAAACAGGCGGAAACTGCGTCCGCAAGTATACCCCTTCGACGACACTGCTCCTCCCATCACAGTCAAGCACACGATCTAGTACGGAGAGCCCTCCCGTAGGCGAAGCCGATCGCTTATCGCCAGGCGCGAGAGCCGGTATTGGCGTCGGCATAGCGCT
It encodes the following:
- a CDS encoding nmra-like family protein (similar to Neofusicoccum parvum UCRNP2 XP_007582089.1), translating into MVVVAVAGGTGNVGRTIVETLLQTKHQVVVLARKASSSLEGPLTVKVDYSNVDATTQLLEEHKVHTIISALKITDENASAAQVNLIKAADSSSSVKRFIASGWGGIPSETSPLTALQRVSNDELRKSNLQWTRFVNGYFSDYYGIPGVKTHFTPLSFVVDIAGRKAAIPGTGDEPMAFTYSYDLAKFVTAFLDVSEWNELTFCYGERITWNDFVKVAEEVTGASFDVVYDSSDKLAAGNITELPSHEKEFAAAPFPAAFARQLLAILGHWVVEGRFDIPVDESLNKAFPEINPLSVHDVLRQRDVVE
- a CDS encoding trypsin-like serine protease (similar to Metarhizium acridum CQMa 102 XP_007808961.1), whose amino-acid sequence is MKASLASLVGILAASPASAIIGGESVPAGKYPYIVSIYRPDLQATKHRALNQCTGVLLSKNLVLTSSSCLQFNRKPLTKIALNSTEKFLPRGDKMLFRMGRWSSPRNWRHIGQEYNIALIWFKGDHNITQFARLPTRGQVPREGEVATAVGFGVMSFRGDKSDVLRELTLPITDTASCVERFHDVMYVEGDKVCADACSEGRSSTCEGDSGGPVIVNDTVVGIISDGPLCRRGGCFPSVFTVVAEHLPFIETGMLHPEPDRLVMEVE
- a CDS encoding cortical protein marker for cell polarity domain-containing protein; amino-acid sequence: MSRNAPSRTLSSPAILYKQSPTSVPGSVPVLAKRDGNCPENSHNCLDVNFPRQCCDNQSYCYINFSNDPRCCPIGSNCIDDSPCKSEHFYCTTTLPSITTGNSTTKGCCGRKCPQTSYYLCPPDLGGNCCPYGSNCQTGGNCVRKYTPSTTLLLPSQSSTRSSTESPPVGEADRLSPGARAGIGVGIALGTSLLIALVAWSFILYKRRRRQVKNHDEDPTNRAELMESIAPQEPSPQPETRTSQEAQTEAEGTTAPLEMASDAAQPPEQERPASPWENGAQVETIDGLFELDASEVQVPGPSLPSPSEPNVYFPSHWNKM